In Bos indicus isolate NIAB-ARS_2022 breed Sahiwal x Tharparkar chromosome 19, NIAB-ARS_B.indTharparkar_mat_pri_1.0, whole genome shotgun sequence, the following proteins share a genomic window:
- the FN3KRP gene encoding ketosamine-3-kinase isoform X3 — MEELLKRELGCDSVKATGHSGGGCISQGQSYDTDKGRVFVKVNSKPEARRMFEGEVASLTAILRTGTVKVPKPIKVLDAPGGGSMLVMEHLDMRHLSSHAAKLGTQLADLHLDNKRLGETLQKEAGIVGRRDELVARPFVAQFGFDVVTCCGYLPQVNDWQQDWVTFYARQRIQPQMDLVEQRSGDREARELWAALQLPISAGVTGIQGNASWWVRLDCGHEGIVLGAPPDDQFQTKYTPFPLCHRWTAHFYSL; from the exons ATGGAGGAGCTACTGAAGCGGGAGCTGGGCTGCGATTCCGTCAAGGCCACGGGTCACTCGGGTGGCGGATGCATTAGCCAGGGCCAGAGTTACGACACGGACAAGGGGCGAGTGTTTGTAAAAGTGAACTCCAAGCCGGAG GCCAGAAGGATGTTTGAAGGCGAGGTGGCAAGTTTAACTGCCATCCTAAGGACAGGCACAGTGAAGGTGCCCAAACCCATCAAGGTCCTTGACGCCCCAGGAGGTGGCAGCATGCTGGTGATGGAGCATTTGGACATGCGGCATCTGAGCAG TCATGCTGCAAAGCTTGGCACCCAGCTGGCAGATCTACACCTAGACAACAAGAGGCTTGGAGAGACTCTCCAGAAGGAGGCTGGCATAGTAG gaagaagagatgagCTGGTGGCACGGCCCTTTGTAGCCCAGTTCGGGTTTGACGTGGTGACGTGCTGCGGGTACCTCCCCCAG GTGAACGACTGGCAGCAGGACTGGGTCACTTTCTATGCCCGGCAGCGCATTCAGCCCCAGATGGACCTGGTAGAGCAGAGGTCTGGTGACAGGGAGGCCCGTGAGCTCTGGGCTGCTCTGCAG CTCCCCATCTCTGCAGGAGTGACTGGTATCCAAGGTAATGCTTCTTGGTGGGTCAGACTTGATTGTGGACATGAAGGCATTGTCCTGGGAGCACCTCCTGATGACCAGTTCCAAACCAAATACACCCCCTTTCCTCTGTGCCACCGCTGGACTGCTCATTTCTACAGCTTGTGA
- the FN3KRP gene encoding ketosamine-3-kinase isoform X1 — protein MEELLKRELGCDSVKATGHSGGGCISQGQSYDTDKGRVFVKVNSKPEARRMFEGEVASLTAILRTGTVKVPKPIKVLDAPGGGSMLVMEHLDMRHLSSHAAKLGTQLADLHLDNKRLGETLQKEAGIVGRRDELVARPFVAQFGFDVVTCCGYLPQVNDWQQDWVTFYARQRIQPQMDLVEQRSGDREARELWAALQLKIPDLFHDLDIIPALLHGDLWGGNVAEDSSGPIIFDPASFYGHSEYELAIAGMFGGFSSAFYSAYHSKIPKAPGFEKRLKLYQLFHYLNHWNHFGSGYRGSSLSIMRNLVT, from the exons ATGGAGGAGCTACTGAAGCGGGAGCTGGGCTGCGATTCCGTCAAGGCCACGGGTCACTCGGGTGGCGGATGCATTAGCCAGGGCCAGAGTTACGACACGGACAAGGGGCGAGTGTTTGTAAAAGTGAACTCCAAGCCGGAG GCCAGAAGGATGTTTGAAGGCGAGGTGGCAAGTTTAACTGCCATCCTAAGGACAGGCACAGTGAAGGTGCCCAAACCCATCAAGGTCCTTGACGCCCCAGGAGGTGGCAGCATGCTGGTGATGGAGCATTTGGACATGCGGCATCTGAGCAG TCATGCTGCAAAGCTTGGCACCCAGCTGGCAGATCTACACCTAGACAACAAGAGGCTTGGAGAGACTCTCCAGAAGGAGGCTGGCATAGTAG gaagaagagatgagCTGGTGGCACGGCCCTTTGTAGCCCAGTTCGGGTTTGACGTGGTGACGTGCTGCGGGTACCTCCCCCAG GTGAACGACTGGCAGCAGGACTGGGTCACTTTCTATGCCCGGCAGCGCATTCAGCCCCAGATGGACCTGGTAGAGCAGAGGTCTGGTGACAGGGAGGCCCGTGAGCTCTGGGCTGCTCTGCAG TTAAAGATCCCCGACCTGTTCCATGATCTGGACATCATCCCAGCCCTGCTCCACGGAGACCTCTGGGGAGGAAACGTAGCGGAGGATTCCTCTGGGCCCATCATCTTTGACCCTGCTTCCTTCTATGGCCACTCGGAGTATGAGCTGGCAATAGCTGGCATGTTTGGGGGCTTCAGTAGCGCCTTCTACTCCGCCTACCACAGCAAAATCCCCAAGGCTCCAGGCTTTGAGAAGCGCCTGAAGCTGTATCAGCTCTTCCACTACTTAAACCACTGGAATCACTTTGGATCCGGGTACAGGGGGTCCTCCCTCAGCATCATGAGGAATCTCGTCACCTGA
- the FN3KRP gene encoding ketosamine-3-kinase isoform X2 has protein sequence MFEGEVASLTAILRTGTVKVPKPIKVLDAPGGGSMLVMEHLDMRHLSSHAAKLGTQLADLHLDNKRLGETLQKEAGIVGRRDELVARPFVAQFGFDVVTCCGYLPQVNDWQQDWVTFYARQRIQPQMDLVEQRSGDREARELWAALQLKIPDLFHDLDIIPALLHGDLWGGNVAEDSSGPIIFDPASFYGHSEYELAIAGMFGGFSSAFYSAYHSKIPKAPGFEKRLKLYQLFHYLNHWNHFGSGYRGSSLSIMRNLVT, from the exons ATGTTTGAAGGCGAGGTGGCAAGTTTAACTGCCATCCTAAGGACAGGCACAGTGAAGGTGCCCAAACCCATCAAGGTCCTTGACGCCCCAGGAGGTGGCAGCATGCTGGTGATGGAGCATTTGGACATGCGGCATCTGAGCAG TCATGCTGCAAAGCTTGGCACCCAGCTGGCAGATCTACACCTAGACAACAAGAGGCTTGGAGAGACTCTCCAGAAGGAGGCTGGCATAGTAG gaagaagagatgagCTGGTGGCACGGCCCTTTGTAGCCCAGTTCGGGTTTGACGTGGTGACGTGCTGCGGGTACCTCCCCCAG GTGAACGACTGGCAGCAGGACTGGGTCACTTTCTATGCCCGGCAGCGCATTCAGCCCCAGATGGACCTGGTAGAGCAGAGGTCTGGTGACAGGGAGGCCCGTGAGCTCTGGGCTGCTCTGCAG TTAAAGATCCCCGACCTGTTCCATGATCTGGACATCATCCCAGCCCTGCTCCACGGAGACCTCTGGGGAGGAAACGTAGCGGAGGATTCCTCTGGGCCCATCATCTTTGACCCTGCTTCCTTCTATGGCCACTCGGAGTATGAGCTGGCAATAGCTGGCATGTTTGGGGGCTTCAGTAGCGCCTTCTACTCCGCCTACCACAGCAAAATCCCCAAGGCTCCAGGCTTTGAGAAGCGCCTGAAGCTGTATCAGCTCTTCCACTACTTAAACCACTGGAATCACTTTGGATCCGGGTACAGGGGGTCCTCCCTCAGCATCATGAGGAATCTCGTCACCTGA
- the FN3K gene encoding fructosamine-3-kinase produces MEQLLRAELRTATLRAFGSPGVGGISEGRAYDTDAGPVFVKINHRTLARQMFEGEMASLEALRSTGLVRVPRPIKVIDLPGGGAAFVMEHLKMRGLRSQASKLGDQMADLHLYNQKLGEKLREEENRVGQRAEGAGPRYVAKFGFHTVTCCGFIPQVNEWQDDWPTFFTRHRLQAQLDLIEKDYADREARELWSQLQVKIPDLFCGLEIVPALLHGDLWSGNVAEDDSGPIIYDPASFYGHSEFELAIALMFGGFPRSFFTAYHQKVPKAPGFDRRLLLYQLFNYLNHWNHFGRQYRSPSLGTMRKLLK; encoded by the exons ATGGAGCAGCTGCTGCGCGCCGAGCTGCGCACCGCGACCCTGCGCGCCTTCGGGAGCCCCGGGGTCGGCGGCATCAGCGAGGGGCGCGCCTACGACACAGATGCCGGCCCCGTGTTTGTCAAGATTAACCACAGGACTCTG GCCCGGCAGATGTTTGAGGGGGAGATGGCGAGCCTGGAGGCTCTTCGGAGCACTGGCCTGGTGCGGGTGCCTCGGCCCATCAAGGTGATTGACCTGCCTGGAGGTGGGGCTGCCTTTGTGATGGAGCATCTGAAGATGAGGGGCCTgaggag TCAGGCATCAAAACTTGGAGACCAGATGGCAGATTTGCACCTTTACAACCAGAAGCTCGGGGAGAagctgagggaggaggagaacagAGTGG GCCAGAGGGCTGAGGGTGCCGGGCCCCGGTATGTGGCCAAGTTCGGCTTCCACACAGTGACCTGCTGCGGCTTCATCCCGCAG GTGAACGAGTGGCAGGATGACTGGCCAACCTTCTTCACCCGGCACCGGCTCCAAGCACAGCTGGACCTCATTGAGAAGGATTATGCTGACCGAGAGGCACGGGAACTCTGGTCACAGCTACAG gtGAAGATTCCGGATTTGTTTTGTGGCCTGGAGATTGTCCCTGCCCTTCTTCACGGGGATCTATGGTCGGGAAATGTGGCAGAGGATGACAGCGGGCCCATTATTTATGACCCAGCCTCCTTCTACGGCCATTCTGAGTTTGAACTGGCGATTGCCTTGATGTTCGGGGGGTTTCCCAGGTCCTTCTTCACTGCCTACCACCAGAAGGTCCCCAAGGCTCCAGGATTCGACAGGCGGCTGCTGCTCTATCAGCTTTTTAACTACCTGAATCACTGGAACCACTTCGGTCGGCAGTACAGGAGCCCATCCCTGGGCACCATGAGGAAGCTTCTCAAATAG